The Helicoverpa armigera isolate CAAS_96S chromosome 25, ASM3070526v1, whole genome shotgun sequence genome has a window encoding:
- the LOC126055676 gene encoding jmjC domain-containing protein E, producing the protein MNKTPKLSELKQSEERMRTQAKKILRQKSSDILKKQTHLFMHDKCLTKIPVPKNPNHVVYAYYHNNQISKIENFENLYNITHLHLQWNKITKLEGLEAMHCLKKLYLGNNKISVVENLEGLRYLEELHIEKQNLDGSDALCFDPRSIIYIGASLKILNVSENKLTDMAWAKPLRRLEVLIAKKNMLHDYQSTADELCTLLGLVDINFLGNPMTRKHRYKETIIARCSQLRVLDTVSIHNTSKTFMRNFDKIVRLRQLHEKNKIETTRKGVDEFFDLNMLPGPRAQSALSISEISNVKPKPVTAFDSTYAFMPRAFWRTRKSPSPREGIAPPMEKIMPDKKVTVAITPNGLADGITKNDKGEEVFVTPCEVQMTMLEFLDGLKQKKKEYIQYIQTQNSNLTTDFPELLPDVFTEIPFASEAFDKMPDAVNFWMGDERAVTSMHKDPYENIYCVIDGYKDFILIPPTDLPFVPYKRYPQAEFTYKDGKWDIVPTESMEVGKQTDTGQEVGLNEDVDHAEGLPWISIDPLAPNLTKYPEYKKAHAYKVRVKKGDCLYLPSLWFHHVRQSHGCIAVNYWYDMDFDVKYCYFKMLEKLCGKY; encoded by the exons ATGAATAAAACACCGAAATTATCTGAATTAAAACAAAGCGAAGAGAGAATGAGAACgcaagcaaaaaaaatactacgaCAGAAGTCCTCGGATATCTTGAAAAAACAAACGCATTTGTTCATGCATGACAAATGCCTTACGAAGATA CCCGTACCCAAGAATCCAAATCACGTAGTTTACGCATACTACCATAACAACCAAATATCGAAAATCGAAAACTTCgaaaatttatacaatataacCCATTTACACTTGCAATGGAATAAAATAACCAAACTGGAAGGTTTGGAAGCCATGCACTGTTTAAAAAAGTTGTATCTGGGCAATAACAAGATCAGCGTAGTAGAGAATTTAGAGGGATTGAGGTATTTAGAAGAATTGCATATAGAAAAACAGAATTTGGACGGTTCAGATGCCTTATGCTTCGACCCGAGATCCATCATTTATATTGGT GCCTCGCTAAAAATACTAAATGTATCCGAGAACAAATTGACTGACATGGCTTGGGCGAAGCCTCTGAGGCGACTCGAAGTCCTCATAGCAAAGAAGAATATGCTGCATGATTACCAA TCTACTGCTGACGAGCTTTGCACGCTGTTGGGGCTAGTGGACATCAATTTCCTGGGCAATCCCATGACGAGGAAACACCGGTATAAGGAGACCATCATCGCGAGGTGTTCGCAACTGC GGGTTTTGGACACGGTATCCATCCACAATACTTCAAAAACGTTCATGCGCAACTTCGACAAAATAGTCCGTTTGCGTCAGCTACATGAGAAGAATAAAATCGAGACAACCCGGAAAGGGGTGGACGAATTCTTCGATCTCAACATGTTGCCTGGACCGAGAGCTCAAAGTGCTCTTTCTATTTCTGAGATATCTAATGTGAAACCTAAAC CAGTGACAGCCTTCGATTCCACATACGCGTTTATGCCACGAGCGTTTTGGCGAACGCGAAAGAGCCCATCTCCACGCGAGGGCATTGCACCCCCAATGGA gAAAATCATGCCAGATAAGAAGGTAACGGTAGCAATTACTCCAAATGGTTTAGCCGACGGTATAACTAAGAATGACAAAGGAGAAGAGGTCTTTGTAACTCCTTGTGAAGTTCAAATGACTATGTTGGAGTTTTTGGATGGCTTGAAGCAAAAGAA AAAGGAGTACATCCAGTACATACAAACACAGAACTCCAACTTGACTACAGACTTCCCGGAGCTGCTACCGGACGTGTTCACAGAGATACCGTTTGCCAGTGAAGCGTTTGACAAGATGCCCGATGCTGTCAACTTCTGGATGGGTGATGAGAGAGCTGTTACTTCTA tgcaCAAAGACCCTTACGAGAACATATACTGCGTGATAGACGGCTACAAGGATTTCATTCTCATCCCCCCCACCGACCTACCATTTGTGCCATACAAAAGGTACCCTCAAGCCGAGTTCACGTACAAAGATGGCAAGTGGGATATAGTGCCAACAGAATCTATGGAAGTGGGCAAGCAGACAGATACGGGGCAGGAAGTTGGGTTAAATGAGGATGTTGATCATGCTGAAGGATTGCCTTGGATTAGTATAG ATCCCCTAGCCCCCAATTTAACAAAGTACCCAGAGTACAAGAAAGCTCACGCGTATAAAGTTCGGGTGAAAAAAGGCGACTGTCTGTACCTGCCTAGTCTATGGTTTCACCACGTGCGACAAAGTCACGGCTGCATTGCTGTCAACTATTGGTATGATATGGATTTCGACGTTAAATACTGTTACTTTAAAATGCTGGAGAAATTATGTGGCAAATATTGA
- the LOC110379435 gene encoding exosome complex component MTR3 isoform X1, whose translation MPLDYRRFNGPEDSVSYKRFTKDHSKTYDELYKELLDDNGVRKDGRALAEARSMCMFFARTDMVSQAKGSAYVELRKTKVVCSVFDPREIPHQNEFSQLGQIFCEVKFAPFSCPRKRRQHQPDAEEKALSVALRKALEPTVCRHMFPNYQVDVFIYILEHDGACLPAAINAAGLALADAAVPMYDVITSCSIAVIGDKMFVDPTENEEHLVLLSPQTATNHGIVTLSMLSELKQISDFTVVGSMDVECISKAMTVLEKECGKLVPLIQKVLVANVLKCIEQRKRLEEEANEREQALNAKMEEWKRLLNAG comes from the exons atgcCTCTGGATTACCGAAGATTTAATGGACCCGAAGACAGTGTGTCATACAAACGTTTTACTAAGGACCATTCAAAGACTTATGATGAACTTTACAAAGAGTTGCTAGATGATAACGGAGTTCGGAAAGACGGCCGCGCTTTGGCCGAGGCTCGTAGCATGTGTATGTTTT TTGCTAGAACCGATATGGTTTCTCAAGCAAAGGGATCAGCGTACGTAGAATTGAGAAAAACAAAAGTGGTTTGTTCCGTGTTTGACCCGCGAGAAATCCCCCACCAAAATGAGTTCAg TCAACTTGGCCAAATATTCTGTGAGGTGAAATTCGCGCCATTTTCTTGCCCCCGCAAACGGCGCCAACACCAGCCTGATGCTGAAGAAAAAGCTTTGTCTGTGGCACTCAGGAAAGCCCTGGAGCCCACAGTCTGTAGACACATGTTCCCTAACTATCAG GTTGACGTGTTCATATACATTCTGGAGCATGACGGGGCGTGCTTGCCCGCAGCAATTAACGCTGCTGGCCTTGCATTAGCCGATGCAGCGGTCCCAATGTATGATGTAATAACATCTTGTTCCATTGCAGTTATAGGCGACAAGATGTTCGTGGACCCAACAGAAAATGAAGAACATCTAGTCTTATTAAGCCCACAGACTGCTACCAATCATGGTATTGTCACATTGTCTATGCTGTCTGAATTAAAGCAGATATCAGACTTCACGGTAGTAGGCTCTATGGATGTGGAATGTATTTCAAAAGCTATGACTGTTCTAGAAAAAGAATGTGGTAAGCTTGTACCTCTGATACAGAAGGTGCTTGTAGCTAATGTTTTAAAGTGTATCGAACAACGAAAGAGGTTGGAAGAGGAAGCTAACGAGAGGGAACAGGCTTTAAACGCAAAGATGGAGGAGTGGAAAAGATTATTAAATGCTGGATga
- the LOC110379434 gene encoding splicing factor 3B subunit 5: MGERYNIHSQLEHLQSKYIGTGHADTTKYEWLTNQHRDSCCSYMGHPDLLSYFAIVENESKARVKFNLMERMLQPCGPPPEKPED; the protein is encoded by the coding sequence ATGGGTGAGCGATACAATATTCATAGTCAGCTTGAGCATCTTCAAAGCAAATACATCGGTACAGGACACGCAGACACTACGAAATACGAGTGGTTAACGAACCAGCACAGAGATTCATGCTGCAGTTACATGGGCCACCCGGATTTGTTGAGTTACTTTGCTATCGTCGAAAACGAGTCAAAAGCTAGAGTTAAGTTCAATTTAATGGAGAGGATGCTTCAACCGTGCGGTCCTCCCCCAGAAAAGCCTGAGGATTAA
- the LOC110379435 gene encoding exosome complex component MTR3 isoform X3 produces the protein MVSQAKGSAYVELRKTKVVCSVFDPREIPHQNEFSQLGQIFCEVKFAPFSCPRKRRQHQPDAEEKALSVALRKALEPTVCRHMFPNYQVDVFIYILEHDGACLPAAINAAGLALADAAVPMYDVITSCSIAVIGDKMFVDPTENEEHLVLLSPQTATNHGIVTLSMLSELKQISDFTVVGSMDVECISKAMTVLEKECGKLVPLIQKVLVANVLKCIEQRKRLEEEANEREQALNAKMEEWKRLLNAG, from the exons ATGGTTTCTCAAGCAAAGGGATCAGCGTACGTAGAATTGAGAAAAACAAAAGTGGTTTGTTCCGTGTTTGACCCGCGAGAAATCCCCCACCAAAATGAGTTCAg TCAACTTGGCCAAATATTCTGTGAGGTGAAATTCGCGCCATTTTCTTGCCCCCGCAAACGGCGCCAACACCAGCCTGATGCTGAAGAAAAAGCTTTGTCTGTGGCACTCAGGAAAGCCCTGGAGCCCACAGTCTGTAGACACATGTTCCCTAACTATCAG GTTGACGTGTTCATATACATTCTGGAGCATGACGGGGCGTGCTTGCCCGCAGCAATTAACGCTGCTGGCCTTGCATTAGCCGATGCAGCGGTCCCAATGTATGATGTAATAACATCTTGTTCCATTGCAGTTATAGGCGACAAGATGTTCGTGGACCCAACAGAAAATGAAGAACATCTAGTCTTATTAAGCCCACAGACTGCTACCAATCATGGTATTGTCACATTGTCTATGCTGTCTGAATTAAAGCAGATATCAGACTTCACGGTAGTAGGCTCTATGGATGTGGAATGTATTTCAAAAGCTATGACTGTTCTAGAAAAAGAATGTGGTAAGCTTGTACCTCTGATACAGAAGGTGCTTGTAGCTAATGTTTTAAAGTGTATCGAACAACGAAAGAGGTTGGAAGAGGAAGCTAACGAGAGGGAACAGGCTTTAAACGCAAAGATGGAGGAGTGGAAAAGATTATTAAATGCTGGATga
- the LOC110379435 gene encoding exosome complex component MTR3 isoform X2, whose amino-acid sequence MPLDYRRFNGPEDSVSYKRFTKDHSKTYDELYKELLDDNGVRKDGRALAEARSMFARTDMVSQAKGSAYVELRKTKVVCSVFDPREIPHQNEFSQLGQIFCEVKFAPFSCPRKRRQHQPDAEEKALSVALRKALEPTVCRHMFPNYQVDVFIYILEHDGACLPAAINAAGLALADAAVPMYDVITSCSIAVIGDKMFVDPTENEEHLVLLSPQTATNHGIVTLSMLSELKQISDFTVVGSMDVECISKAMTVLEKECGKLVPLIQKVLVANVLKCIEQRKRLEEEANEREQALNAKMEEWKRLLNAG is encoded by the exons atgcCTCTGGATTACCGAAGATTTAATGGACCCGAAGACAGTGTGTCATACAAACGTTTTACTAAGGACCATTCAAAGACTTATGATGAACTTTACAAAGAGTTGCTAGATGATAACGGAGTTCGGAAAGACGGCCGCGCTTTGGCCGAGGCTCGTAGCATGT TTGCTAGAACCGATATGGTTTCTCAAGCAAAGGGATCAGCGTACGTAGAATTGAGAAAAACAAAAGTGGTTTGTTCCGTGTTTGACCCGCGAGAAATCCCCCACCAAAATGAGTTCAg TCAACTTGGCCAAATATTCTGTGAGGTGAAATTCGCGCCATTTTCTTGCCCCCGCAAACGGCGCCAACACCAGCCTGATGCTGAAGAAAAAGCTTTGTCTGTGGCACTCAGGAAAGCCCTGGAGCCCACAGTCTGTAGACACATGTTCCCTAACTATCAG GTTGACGTGTTCATATACATTCTGGAGCATGACGGGGCGTGCTTGCCCGCAGCAATTAACGCTGCTGGCCTTGCATTAGCCGATGCAGCGGTCCCAATGTATGATGTAATAACATCTTGTTCCATTGCAGTTATAGGCGACAAGATGTTCGTGGACCCAACAGAAAATGAAGAACATCTAGTCTTATTAAGCCCACAGACTGCTACCAATCATGGTATTGTCACATTGTCTATGCTGTCTGAATTAAAGCAGATATCAGACTTCACGGTAGTAGGCTCTATGGATGTGGAATGTATTTCAAAAGCTATGACTGTTCTAGAAAAAGAATGTGGTAAGCTTGTACCTCTGATACAGAAGGTGCTTGTAGCTAATGTTTTAAAGTGTATCGAACAACGAAAGAGGTTGGAAGAGGAAGCTAACGAGAGGGAACAGGCTTTAAACGCAAAGATGGAGGAGTGGAAAAGATTATTAAATGCTGGATga